One Aquarana catesbeiana isolate 2022-GZ linkage group LG06, ASM4218655v1, whole genome shotgun sequence genomic region harbors:
- the LOC141148500 gene encoding sulfotransferase 1C1-like has protein sequence MEQDHQTTKEAFEATLKKLPEGAICRLPLSLVHGVPLMKPLADQWERVEKFQARPDDILIATYPKAGTTWIQEIVDSIMNDGELEKNMRAPTEIRSPFLELFPPPPVPSGIDVLNVTPSPRLVKTHLPYKLVPISFWEQKCKTIYFARNLKDNAVSCYFFDQMNKSQPDPGTWDEFVEKYLRGEMSWGNWFDHVIGWWNVKDKHDILYIFYEDMKEDPKQEIRKVMKFLGKNLSEEVLEKIFHHTTFEAMKENPMANYSTIPNIVFDQTISPFMRKGKVGDWMNHFTESQSKMYDREYEERMKGTDLKFRTTI, from the exons ATGGAGCAGGATCATCAG ACAACTAAGGAGGCTTTCGAGGCCACCCTCAAGAAATTACCAGAAGGTGCGATTTGCAGGCTTCCACTATCTTTAGTTCATGGAGTACCACTGATGAAACCTTTGGCGGACCAATGGGAACGTGTGGAAAAATTTCAAGCCAGACCAGATGATATCCTCATAGCGACTTATCCCAAGGCAG GCACTACATGGATACAAGAGATTGTGGACTCCATAATGAATGATGGCGAGCTAGAGAAGAACATGCGTGCTCCCACAGAAATACGCTCTCCATTTCTGGAGCTGTTCCCCCCTCCTCCCGTTCCTTCCG GCATAGATGTTTTGAATGTTACTCCATCTCCACGACTGGTCAAAACCCATCTGCCATATAAGCTGGTGCCAATATCTTTTTGGGAGCAAAAGTGCAAG ACAATTTACTTTGCTCGGAATTTAAAGGACAACGCAGTGTCGTGCTACTTCTTCGACCAGATGAATAAGTCCCAGCCTGATCCCGGGACCTGGGATGAGTTCGTAGAAAAGTACCTAAGGGGTGAAA TGTCCTGGGGAAACTGGTTTGATCATGTGATCGGCTGGTGGAATGTGAAAGACAAGCACGACATACTCTATATATTTTATGAAGATATGAAGGAG GACCCCAAACAAGAGATACGTAAGGTGATGAAGTTTCTGGGGAAGAACCTCTCAGAAGAAGTGTTAGAAAAGATCTTCCACCACACAACGTTCGAAGCCATGAAGGAAAACCCGATGGCAAATTATTCCACCATTCCAAATATTGTGTTTGACCAGACCATCTCACCCTTCATGAGGAAAG GCAAAGTCGGAGACTGGATGAATCACTTTACAGAATCCCAGAGTAAAATGTACGACAGGGAATATGAAGAGAGAATGAAAGGAACCGACCTGAAATTCCGCACCACCATCTGA